A genomic window from Chanodichthys erythropterus isolate Z2021 chromosome 1, ASM2448905v1, whole genome shotgun sequence includes:
- the med19a gene encoding mediator of RNA polymerase II transcription subunit 19-A isoform X1: MTEIFSSLFGQNDAQPPTGPAALGFAPGKPPPPMPPNQAPVASQVPAQHGDEGPTLRKPGAMNEPFYLLRELPAFFVCSDSVGNDLTGNTNLITHYNLEHAYNKFCGKKVKEKLSNFLPELPGMIDCPGVQDGSSLRSLIEKPPVCGNSFSPLTGALLTGFRLHTGPLPEQYRLMHIQPPKKKSKHKHRHHRPQDPLPPETPSDSDPKKKKKKRDDDPDRKKKKKDKKKKKNRHSPDHPGLTGSQTNNSSLR; the protein is encoded by the exons ATGACGGAAATATTTTCATCCTTGTTCGGACAAAATGATGCACAGCCACCCACGGGGCCAGCAGCTTTGGGGTTCGCCCCCGGAAAACCTCCGCCGCCTATGCCGCCCAACCAAGCGCCGGTGGCGTCTCAGGTTCCAGCACAGCACGGGGATGAGGGGCCTACCCTGCGAAAACCTGGAGCCATGAACGAACCTTTCTATTTACTACGAGAACTGCCTG ctttttttgtttgttctgaTTCAGTTGGAAACGACCTGACGGGAAACACGAACCTCATCACGCACTATAATCTGGAACACGCTTATAATAAATTCTGCGGCAAGAAAGTGAAGGAGAAACTGAGCAACTTCTTACCAGAGTTACCAG GTATGATAGACTGCCCAGGGGTTCAAGATGGCAGTTCTCTGCGCTCCCTCATAGAAAAGCCTCCGGTCTGTGGAAACTCTTTCAGTCCTCTGACAGGAGCTCTACTCACTGGATTTAGACTACACACTGGCCCG CTTCCAGAGCAATACAGACTGATGCACATACAGCCGCCAAAGAAAAAGAGCAAACACAAACACCGACATCATCGACCGCAGGATCCTCTACCGCCAG AAACACCCTCAGATTCTGAtcccaagaagaagaagaaaaagagggATGATGACCCTGATCgcaagaagaaaaagaaagacaaaaagaaaaaaaag AATCGACACAGTCCTGATCATCCTGGTCTTACTGGATCTcaaaccaacaacagcagcctGAGATAG
- the med19a gene encoding mediator of RNA polymerase II transcription subunit 19-A isoform X2 — MTEIFSSLFGQNDAQPPTGPAALGFAPGKPPPPMPPNQAPVASQVPAQHGDEGPTLRKPGAMNEPFYLLRELPVGNDLTGNTNLITHYNLEHAYNKFCGKKVKEKLSNFLPELPGMIDCPGVQDGSSLRSLIEKPPVCGNSFSPLTGALLTGFRLHTGPLPEQYRLMHIQPPKKKSKHKHRHHRPQDPLPPETPSDSDPKKKKKKRDDDPDRKKKKKDKKKKKNRHSPDHPGLTGSQTNNSSLR; from the exons ATGACGGAAATATTTTCATCCTTGTTCGGACAAAATGATGCACAGCCACCCACGGGGCCAGCAGCTTTGGGGTTCGCCCCCGGAAAACCTCCGCCGCCTATGCCGCCCAACCAAGCGCCGGTGGCGTCTCAGGTTCCAGCACAGCACGGGGATGAGGGGCCTACCCTGCGAAAACCTGGAGCCATGAACGAACCTTTCTATTTACTACGAGAACTGCCTG TTGGAAACGACCTGACGGGAAACACGAACCTCATCACGCACTATAATCTGGAACACGCTTATAATAAATTCTGCGGCAAGAAAGTGAAGGAGAAACTGAGCAACTTCTTACCAGAGTTACCAG GTATGATAGACTGCCCAGGGGTTCAAGATGGCAGTTCTCTGCGCTCCCTCATAGAAAAGCCTCCGGTCTGTGGAAACTCTTTCAGTCCTCTGACAGGAGCTCTACTCACTGGATTTAGACTACACACTGGCCCG CTTCCAGAGCAATACAGACTGATGCACATACAGCCGCCAAAGAAAAAGAGCAAACACAAACACCGACATCATCGACCGCAGGATCCTCTACCGCCAG AAACACCCTCAGATTCTGAtcccaagaagaagaagaaaaagagggATGATGACCCTGATCgcaagaagaaaaagaaagacaaaaagaaaaaaaag AATCGACACAGTCCTGATCATCCTGGTCTTACTGGATCTcaaaccaacaacagcagcctGAGATAG